The DNA sequence CAAAGTACAATCCTGTGTTAAAGTCCTGCCAGTCACCATCGTAAATGTCGCCGGCCACAAGAACAAAATTTGCCTTTTCTTCCAAAGCAAAATTGACCAGGTTGTCTAACGCCTGCCGAGTGGCCCCCCTGATTTCTTCAATTGGGGGTGCACCTTCATAGTGCGATAAACCTCGCAGAGGCGAATCCAGATGAATATCAGCAGCATGTAAGAAGGTCAGCATGAAATCTCCGGCGAGTTAATATGTCCAAAATTGATTATTGCACTGTCACTATCCGAAACGCTCGGTTTAGGTTACAGTTACTTTGATTTGTATTCGGCTTGATCTTCACGGATATCGATTTGATCAGCATGTATTTTTACCACTTTTCCATCCCGCCAGATAACTATAGAATCACCGGAACGTTTGTGATCTGCAATTGCATCGGCAACAGCCTTTCTCAGGGCCTCTTCTGCTCGTATTCCGATAGGAATGTCGAACATTCTCTTTTTTGTCATTTTTCCCTCGAGTTTTCATCCGGCGGCCGGATTCTTAAACGTCCCGGTTCCGCAGTTACAATGGCTCCAGATTGCAGTTCATCTCCATATTTAGCTATTACACCC is a window from the Candidatus Desulfatibia profunda genome containing:
- a CDS encoding metallophosphoesterase; the protein is MLTFLHAADIHLDSPLRGLSHYEGAPPIEEIRGATRQALDNLVNFALEEKANFVLVAGDIYDGDWQDFNTGLYFANHEHRGRW